The following proteins are co-located in the Herpetosiphonaceae bacterium genome:
- a CDS encoding LuxR C-terminal-related transcriptional regulator, translating into MSVDRATFYDHVPVEPDQQNAYAMQYRSLHGDRLTPREREVILLVGQGMTDQEVATQLCLSVRTVQNHLHRSYNKLRVNNRTAAVQLVMRKQAAKERGEA; encoded by the coding sequence ATGTCCGTTGATCGCGCAACCTTCTATGATCATGTGCCCGTAGAGCCAGATCAGCAAAACGCCTATGCCATGCAGTATCGCTCGCTCCACGGCGACAGGCTAACGCCCCGCGAGCGTGAGGTCATCCTGCTGGTGGGGCAGGGCATGACCGATCAAGAGGTTGCTACTCAGCTCTGCCTCAGCGTCCGCACGGTCCAGAACCATCTGCATCGCAGCTACAACAAGCTGCGCGTCAATAACCGCACGGCAGCCGTGCAGCTGGTGATGCGGAAACAGGCAGCGAAAGAGCGCGGCGAAGCGTGA
- a CDS encoding carboxypeptidase regulatory-like domain-containing protein: protein MYASRTFRWSTLMMMAVFLFPLIASASQPTKPLAKIDAKVLQQATAKNETTFWVLLREQADLQPAKNIKSWKDRGTFVVERLQATAEKSQRNIRSLLRGRNKDFQSFWIANAIKVTADQATIKELAAQPEVQEILADEQLPVPDPIDGKEEPRLEAIEWNVERIGASRVWTDFNVRGEGIVVANIDTGVLHTHPALTNQYRGRQADGTFNHNYNWHDPANACNNGRTAPCDNNGHGTHTMGTIAGDDGNANQIGVAPRVKWIAAKGCESSSCSTSSLLSSGQWILAPTDLSGQNPRADLRPNVVNNSWGGGGNNTWYRATVQAWVAAGIFPAFSNGNSGPSCATSGSPGDYAESYSVGAFDINNNIASFSSRGAATLGGIKPDIAAPGVNVRSAWNNGAYNSISGTSMAAPHLAGAVALMWSSAPALVGDVDATRAILDRTAVDTSDLQCGGTAANNNVWGEGKLNALAAVDQSPRGPVGMLQGTVTNATSGAPISGVTIQAVGPSTRTATTDTTGAYSLQLPVGAYTVSTSIFGYQSASANATISEGAATVQDFALTPAPSQPLSGVVRDTFGLAVANATVTIVGTPIAATRTDANGAYSFASVPEGEYDVRAEAGGCTTAQSQHVIVDGPKTLNFTLAQRSDSFGYFCRIENFNYIEASNVLPLTGDDANLRVDLPFAFNFYGQDYSAAYVATNGYLNFLAANSSLSNVAIPSTSTPNGAIYPFWDDLFVDASSSVRTETLGTSPSRRFVIEWRNVRPYGDTTRRMDFEVILHENGRILTQYRNLASDGREQGNSATVGIENATGTVALQYSFNQATLSSGLAVLYRLPPRGLVEGTISDSNDGAGIAGATVRALQNGATVKQTTTDANGRYRLQLPVGGYTVEASATNYTTESQAVTIGEDELVTQDLVLHTARASVSPRELEVIIPAGQSRTKLLSLSNTGDRDLNWSISSDAAWLSASPTSGSLAPSASSKIAVTLSAADLQAGVYNGTLTITSNSGRQPSLLVAVRLIVPAYRQGVNSGGGSYTDGSGDAWDADRLYSAGGWGHVYKSGGVDTTNSAIANTEDDALYQNSRRGTNEYRFDNVPNGVYQVELRFAEIKPLNGNKRIFDVTIEEQPTLVAYDITGRVGNYAADDHSFLVTVTDGQLNIRVATRRGYGEAVINALRVTQRPDK from the coding sequence ATGTACGCCAGTCGTACCTTCCGTTGGAGCACGCTCATGATGATGGCCGTGTTCCTGTTCCCGCTGATCGCATCCGCCAGCCAGCCGACGAAACCGCTGGCGAAGATCGATGCCAAGGTGCTGCAACAAGCTACTGCCAAGAATGAAACCACCTTCTGGGTATTGCTGCGCGAGCAGGCCGATCTCCAGCCTGCCAAGAATATCAAGAGCTGGAAAGATCGCGGCACGTTCGTCGTCGAGCGGCTCCAGGCAACTGCCGAAAAGAGCCAAAGGAACATCCGCTCCCTGCTGCGGGGTCGCAACAAGGATTTCCAGTCCTTCTGGATCGCCAACGCGATTAAGGTGACGGCGGATCAGGCCACGATCAAAGAGCTGGCGGCACAGCCTGAGGTTCAGGAAATTCTGGCCGATGAGCAGCTTCCGGTTCCCGATCCGATCGACGGCAAGGAAGAGCCGCGTCTCGAGGCGATCGAGTGGAACGTCGAGCGTATCGGCGCTTCCCGCGTGTGGACCGATTTCAACGTGCGCGGTGAGGGCATCGTCGTCGCCAACATCGACACGGGCGTGCTGCACACGCACCCGGCGCTGACGAACCAGTATCGCGGTCGGCAGGCCGACGGCACCTTCAACCACAACTACAACTGGCATGATCCGGCCAACGCCTGTAACAACGGACGCACCGCGCCCTGCGACAACAACGGCCACGGCACCCACACCATGGGCACCATCGCCGGCGACGACGGCAACGCCAACCAGATCGGCGTCGCGCCGCGTGTGAAGTGGATCGCCGCCAAAGGCTGCGAGAGCAGCTCGTGCTCGACCTCCTCGCTGCTCTCGTCGGGCCAGTGGATCTTAGCGCCGACCGATCTGAGCGGCCAGAATCCGCGCGCCGACCTGCGGCCCAATGTCGTCAACAACTCGTGGGGCGGCGGCGGCAACAACACCTGGTATCGCGCAACCGTGCAGGCGTGGGTCGCGGCGGGCATCTTCCCGGCCTTCTCCAACGGCAACAGCGGCCCAAGCTGCGCAACCTCCGGCTCGCCCGGCGACTACGCCGAAAGCTACTCGGTGGGCGCGTTCGACATCAACAACAACATCGCCTCGTTCTCCAGCCGTGGCGCTGCAACGCTGGGCGGCATCAAGCCCGACATCGCGGCTCCGGGCGTCAACGTGCGCTCGGCGTGGAACAACGGCGCGTACAACTCGATCAGCGGCACCTCGATGGCCGCGCCGCACCTCGCGGGCGCGGTCGCGCTGATGTGGTCGTCGGCTCCGGCGCTGGTCGGCGACGTCGATGCGACTCGCGCGATCCTCGACCGGACGGCGGTCGACACCTCCGACCTCCAGTGTGGCGGCACGGCGGCCAACAACAACGTCTGGGGCGAGGGCAAGCTCAACGCCTTGGCTGCGGTCGATCAGTCGCCGCGCGGCCCCGTGGGCATGCTCCAGGGCACCGTCACCAACGCGACCTCCGGCGCGCCGATCAGCGGCGTGACGATCCAGGCCGTCGGCCCGTCGACCCGCACCGCGACGACGGACACCACGGGCGCGTACTCGCTGCAACTGCCGGTCGGCGCGTACACCGTATCGACCAGCATCTTCGGCTACCAGAGCGCCAGCGCAAACGCCACGATCAGCGAAGGCGCGGCGACGGTTCAGGACTTCGCGCTGACACCAGCGCCCTCACAGCCGCTCTCCGGCGTCGTCCGCGACACCTTTGGCCTGGCCGTAGCCAATGCCACAGTGACTATCGTCGGCACGCCGATCGCCGCAACGCGCACCGACGCGAATGGCGCGTATAGCTTTGCCAGCGTGCCCGAAGGCGAGTACGACGTGCGCGCCGAGGCGGGCGGCTGCACCACCGCGCAATCCCAGCATGTGATTGTGGACGGTCCCAAGACACTCAACTTCACGCTGGCGCAGCGCTCGGACAGCTTCGGCTACTTCTGCCGCATCGAGAACTTCAACTACATCGAGGCGAGCAACGTGCTGCCGCTGACCGGCGACGACGCCAACCTGCGGGTCGATCTGCCGTTCGCCTTCAACTTCTACGGCCAGGACTACAGCGCGGCGTATGTCGCCACCAACGGCTACCTGAACTTCCTGGCGGCCAACTCCTCGCTGTCGAACGTTGCAATCCCCAGCACGAGCACGCCCAACGGCGCGATCTATCCGTTCTGGGATGACCTCTTCGTGGATGCCTCGTCCAGCGTGCGCACCGAGACGCTAGGCACGTCGCCGAGCCGCCGCTTCGTGATCGAGTGGCGCAACGTTCGCCCGTACGGCGATACGACCCGCCGCATGGACTTCGAGGTTATTCTGCACGAGAACGGGCGCATCCTGACGCAGTATCGCAACCTGGCGAGCGACGGACGCGAGCAGGGCAACTCCGCGACGGTCGGTATCGAGAATGCTACCGGCACAGTCGCGTTGCAGTACTCATTCAACCAGGCCACGCTCAGCAGCGGCCTGGCCGTGCTGTATCGCTTGCCACCGCGCGGCCTCGTTGAGGGCACGATCAGCGACTCCAACGACGGCGCGGGCATCGCCGGAGCGACCGTGCGCGCGCTGCAAAACGGCGCGACGGTCAAGCAGACAACCACCGACGCCAACGGCAGGTATCGGCTGCAACTGCCGGTCGGCGGTTACACCGTCGAGGCATCGGCCACCAACTACACCACCGAGTCGCAGGCGGTGACGATTGGCGAGGACGAGCTGGTGACGCAGGATCTCGTGCTGCACACGGCCCGCGCCAGCGTCAGCCCCAGGGAGCTTGAGGTCATCATTCCGGCAGGTCAGAGCCGCACCAAGCTGCTCTCGCTCTCCAACACCGGTGATCGCGATCTGAACTGGTCGATCAGCTCCGATGCCGCGTGGCTGTCGGCTAGCCCGACCAGCGGCTCGCTCGCTCCGAGCGCGTCCAGCAAGATCGCGGTCACGCTGAGCGCCGCCGATCTGCAAGCGGGCGTCTACAACGGCACGCTGACGATCACGAGCAACAGCGGTCGCCAGCCCTCGCTGCTGGTCGCCGTCCGGCTGATCGTTCCGGCCTACCGCCAGGGCGTCAACAGCGGCGGCGGCAGCTACACCGACGGCTCAGGCGATGCCTGGGATGCCGACCGGCTGTACAGCGCGGGCGGCTGGGGCCACGTCTATAAGAGCGGCGGCGTCGACACCACCAACAGCGCCATCGCCAACACCGAGGACGATGCGCTCTACCAGAACTCGCGGCGCGGCACGAACGAGTACCGCTTCGACAACGTGCCCAACGGCGTCTATCAGGTCGAGCTGCGCTTCGCCGAGATCAAGCCGCTCAACGGCAACAAGCGGATCTTCGACGTGACGATCGAAGAGCAGCCCACGCTGGTGGCGTATGACATCACCGGACGGGTGGGCAACTACGCCGCCGACGATCACAGCTTCCTGGTGACTGTGACCGACGGGCAGCTCAACATCCGCGTGGCAACCCGCCGTGGCTACGGCGAGGCCGTCATCAACGCGCTGCGCGTCACACAGCGCCCGGACAAATAA
- a CDS encoding mersacidin/lichenicidin family type 2 lantibiotic, translating into MSIENIIRAWKDEEYRASLSETERVALPEHPAGLVELADEDLGVVAGGNPNDLVVCTVISTDCC; encoded by the coding sequence ATGTCGATCGAAAACATCATCCGCGCCTGGAAAGACGAGGAGTATCGCGCGAGCCTGAGCGAGACGGAGCGCGTGGCATTGCCGGAGCATCCCGCCGGGCTGGTCGAGCTCGCCGATGAGGATCTGGGTGTCGTCGCCGGTGGTAATCCCAACGATCTGGTCGTCTGCACCGTCATTTCGACCGATTGCTGCTAG
- a CDS encoding mersacidin/lichenicidin family type 2 lantibiotic, which translates to MSNVDIIRAWKDEEYRASLSETERAALPEHPAGLVELTDEELDLAAGGAWTGTWYTCPVES; encoded by the coding sequence ATGTCCAACGTAGACATCATTCGCGCCTGGAAAGACGAGGAGTATCGCGCGAGCCTGAGCGAGACGGAGCGCGCGGCGCTGCCGGAGCATCCCGCCGGGCTGGTCGAGCTGACCGATGAAGAGCTGGATCTGGCGGCGGGCGGCGCGTGGACCGGCACCTGGTACACCTGCCCGGTCGAGTCCTAG
- a CDS encoding mersacidin/lichenicidin family type 2 lantibiotic — MSIENIIRAWKDEEYRASLSETERAALPEHPAGLVELTDEELDLAAGGCDTRDWRACSSFCRVETCTDGAC, encoded by the coding sequence ATGTCGATCGAAAACATCATCCGCGCCTGGAAAGACGAGGAGTATCGCGCGAGCCTGAGCGAGACGGAGCGCGCGGCGCTGCCGGAGCATCCCGCCGGGCTGGTCGAGCTGACCGATGAAGAGCTGGATCTGGCGGCGGGCGGCTGCGATACCCGCGACTGGCGGGCATGCTCGTCGTTCTGCCGAGTTGAAACCTGCACGGACGGCGCCTGCTAG
- a CDS encoding peptidase domain-containing ABC transporter codes for MGLLRKLRAHTSRLGRRRVPVLLQLSAVECGAACLAMILSYYGRQTRVAECRDLCAIGRDGTTALTLAKVARQFGLRVKAYSLEPAAFEHVPLPAIVHWDFKHFVVVERWTPRTVEIVDPALGRCRLTAAEFDEHFTGVALTFEPGVQFAQRRGAPRTSWRGYVRHLFQIPGIAGVLFQILAVSLLLQALGLTVPALTRALVDTILPLRIADVMSILGIGIVFLVLAQLVVGYLRAALLLYVQTRLDSRLMLGFFEHLLTLPFQFFQQRTSGDLLMRLGSNALIRETLTSQTLSMLLDSSLVVVYLAILLAQAPSFGLLVLAIGLLQIATLLGTTPWMHRLMQRDLYAEAESQSYLVEALKGIAALKAAGVEERALDHWSNLFWSHLNIAVRRNHLSAIVDTAMMTLRTLAPLILLWFGAARVLDGTLTLGTMLALNTLAIAFLTPLASLVSTGRQLQLVGAHLERIADVIEAEPEQDVQAVQIAPRLTGRIDVRGVQFQYDRSGPPVLRDISVTIERGQKVALVGRTGSGKTTLAMLLIGLYPPTGGEILYDGIPLQRLNYRSLRNQFGVVLQDSFIFSGSIRHNIAFNDPSIGLEEVIAAARRAALHDEIMALPMRYETLITEGGNGLSGGQRQRLAIARALAHDPAVLVLDEATSHLDVLTESQVDCNLSALRCTRIVIAHRLSTIRNADLILVLDQGTIVERGTHAELLARGGYYTALAQGQQPEAAEPHVRAPGV; via the coding sequence ATGGGCCTGCTCCGTAAGCTGCGCGCCCATACGAGCCGCCTGGGACGGCGACGGGTGCCGGTCTTGTTGCAGTTGAGCGCGGTCGAGTGCGGCGCGGCGTGTCTCGCGATGATCCTGAGCTACTACGGGCGGCAGACGCGCGTGGCCGAGTGCCGCGATCTGTGCGCGATTGGCCGCGACGGCACAACTGCGCTGACGCTGGCAAAAGTGGCGCGACAATTTGGCCTGCGCGTCAAGGCGTACTCGCTCGAACCGGCGGCGTTCGAGCACGTGCCGCTCCCGGCGATCGTCCACTGGGACTTCAAACATTTCGTGGTGGTCGAGCGCTGGACGCCACGCACGGTGGAGATCGTCGATCCGGCGCTAGGGCGCTGCCGCCTGACGGCAGCCGAGTTCGATGAGCACTTTACGGGCGTGGCGCTGACCTTCGAGCCAGGCGTGCAGTTCGCGCAGCGCCGGGGAGCGCCGCGCACGTCATGGCGTGGCTATGTCAGGCATCTGTTTCAGATCCCCGGCATCGCGGGCGTGCTGTTCCAGATCCTCGCGGTTTCGCTGCTGCTGCAAGCGCTGGGGCTGACGGTGCCCGCGCTCACCAGGGCGCTCGTCGATACGATCCTGCCCCTGCGCATCGCTGATGTCATGTCGATCCTGGGCATCGGCATCGTCTTTCTGGTGCTGGCGCAGCTTGTGGTCGGCTACTTGCGCGCCGCGCTGCTGCTCTACGTCCAGACGCGCCTCGACTCGCGGCTGATGCTTGGGTTTTTCGAGCATCTGCTGACGCTGCCATTTCAGTTCTTTCAGCAGCGCACCAGCGGCGATCTGCTGATGCGTCTCGGCAGTAACGCGCTGATCCGCGAGACGCTGACCAGCCAGACGCTCTCGATGCTGCTGGATAGCAGCCTGGTGGTGGTCTATCTGGCGATCCTGCTGGCGCAGGCTCCATCGTTTGGGCTGCTGGTGCTAGCGATCGGCCTGCTTCAGATCGCGACGCTGCTCGGCACGACGCCCTGGATGCATCGCCTGATGCAGCGCGACCTCTACGCCGAGGCCGAGTCGCAGAGCTATCTGGTCGAGGCGCTCAAGGGCATCGCCGCGCTGAAGGCCGCAGGCGTCGAAGAGCGCGCGCTCGATCACTGGTCCAATCTGTTCTGGAGCCATCTGAATATCGCCGTGCGGCGCAATCATCTGTCGGCGATCGTCGATACGGCGATGATGACGCTCAGGACGCTCGCGCCGCTGATCCTGCTGTGGTTCGGCGCGGCGCGCGTGCTCGACGGCACGCTGACGCTCGGCACGATGCTGGCGCTGAACACGCTCGCGATCGCGTTTCTCACGCCGCTGGCCTCGCTGGTGTCGACGGGGCGGCAGTTGCAACTGGTCGGCGCGCACCTGGAGCGCATCGCCGATGTGATCGAGGCCGAGCCTGAGCAGGATGTTCAGGCGGTCCAGATCGCGCCGCGTCTCACGGGTCGGATCGACGTGCGCGGCGTGCAGTTCCAGTACGATCGCAGCGGCCCGCCCGTCTTGCGGGATATTTCGGTGACGATCGAGCGCGGCCAGAAAGTCGCGCTGGTCGGGCGCACCGGGTCGGGCAAGACCACCCTGGCGATGCTGCTGATTGGCCTCTACCCGCCGACCGGCGGCGAGATCTTGTACGATGGCATCCCGTTGCAGCGCCTCAACTACCGCTCGCTGCGCAACCAGTTTGGCGTCGTGCTGCAAGACTCTTTCATCTTCAGCGGCTCGATCCGGCACAACATTGCCTTCAACGATCCGAGCATCGGCCTCGAAGAGGTGATCGCGGCGGCGCGGCGGGCGGCGCTCCACGATGAGATCATGGCGCTGCCGATGCGCTACGAGACGTTGATCACCGAGGGCGGCAACGGCCTGTCAGGCGGTCAGCGCCAGCGCCTCGCGATTGCCCGCGCGCTGGCCCACGATCCCGCCGTGCTCGTGCTGGACGAGGCAACCAGCCATCTCGACGTACTGACCGAGTCGCAGGTCGATTGCAATCTGAGCGCGCTGCGCTGCACACGGATCGTGATCGCCCATCGCCTGAGCACGATCCGTAACGCCGATCTGATCCTGGTGCTGGACCAGGGCACGATCGTCGAGCGCGGAACGCACGCCGAATTGCTGGCGCGTGGCGGCTACTACACCGCGCTGGCGCAGGGCCAGCAGCCGGAGGCGGCTGAGCCGCATGTCCGCGCTCCCGGCGTATAA
- a CDS encoding mersacidin/lichenicidin family type 2 lantibiotic, whose amino-acid sequence MSIENIIRAWKDEEYRASLSETERAALPEHPAGLVELTDEELGLAAGGCDTEDWRACSSYCRRETCTDYVCA is encoded by the coding sequence ATGTCGATCGAAAACATCATCCGCGCCTGGAAAGACGAAGAGTATCGCGCGAGCCTGAGCGAGACGGAGCGCGCGGCGCTGCCGGAGCATCCCGCCGGGCTGGTCGAGCTGACCGACGAAGAGCTGGGCCTGGCAGCGGGCGGCTGCGATACCGAAGATTGGCGCGCGTGCTCATCATACTGCCGCAGGGAAACCTGTACGGACTATGTTTGCGCGTAA
- a CDS encoding type 2 lanthipeptide synthetase LanM family protein, producing MSQSWFQDPDWYHALTLAERIAARRAAQASASAEVKAELAERRLQRWRSQSPFADETLFAERLALDGIDEDDLRCLLGEPITAVRDRCADPPAWLLQLAQAYMPGAASEPVELPAALQSQDSARFLIAIEPLIRQGRHRLRAGIAALAAAHAVLPFDPGAIEAALYAQLPTQLISMISRTLVLELNVARLQGGLRGDTANERFQSFLERLQQHDSVLPLLREYAVLARQLILRINTWVAVNLEFLERLCADWSAIRATFCSDRDPGTLTQIDGGAGDRHRGGRAVLIATFASGFELVYKPRSMAVDVHFQELLTWLNRRGTHPPFRTLRVLDRQRYGWVEYVAAAGCSTVEEIRRFYERQGAYLALLYGLEATDFHFENLIAAGEHPVLIDLESLFHPRSGGLDLRQSDELAGDTMARSVLRVGLLPYRLWGNDEAEGVDLSGLGSAAGQLSPFAMPYWEGVGTDEMRLARKRMAMQGGHNRPSLNGAHVDLLEYTDAIVAGFTAMYRLLLQERAALLADDGSLARFAHDEIRIIMRPTRTYALLLRESFHPDLLRSALDRDRHFDRLWVGADQRPYLTRLIAAERDDLLRGDIPMFTSRPDSRDVWSSADECIAEFFDEPGLALVRRRLRQMSEDDLKQQLWFVRASLATLAINLDQDQRPHYHLAESHQPVERDRLVAAARAVGDRLDALALRGDDDASWIGLTIERNNLWTLVPLSVDLYGGLPGVALFLGYLGATVAEPRYTALAQAALTSLRRQIERDRSSITLIGGFNGWGGIIYTLTHLGVLWSQPELLAEAEALVAEVARLLDGDTHFDIISGAAGAIPALLGLHRCTGSERALAVAVQCGDHLLAAAQPMERGIGWPVPQMAAQPMAGFSHGAAGIALALHELALSSGAERFRAAALDALAYERSLFVPERGNWPDMRVKKAPDQTEEPGARFMLAWCHGAPGIGLSRLHLLPHLDDAALRGEIEAALHATRQHGFGLNHSLCHGDLGNLELLLHAGEKLVDPHWQAETRRLASMIVESIDANGWLSGIPLGVESPGLMTGLAGIGYGLLRLAAPERVPAVLVLAPPCPNRLIPIIL from the coding sequence GTGAGTCAATCCTGGTTTCAAGATCCCGACTGGTATCACGCGCTGACGCTGGCCGAGCGCATCGCGGCGCGGCGCGCAGCACAGGCCAGCGCATCCGCCGAGGTCAAGGCCGAGCTTGCCGAGCGCCGCTTGCAGCGCTGGCGGTCGCAATCGCCGTTTGCCGACGAGACGCTTTTTGCGGAGCGATTGGCGCTGGATGGCATCGACGAGGACGATCTGCGCTGCTTGCTGGGCGAGCCGATCACCGCCGTGCGCGACCGCTGCGCCGATCCTCCGGCGTGGCTGCTTCAGCTTGCCCAGGCATACATGCCGGGCGCAGCCTCCGAGCCGGTCGAGCTTCCCGCAGCGCTACAAAGCCAGGACTCGGCCCGTTTTCTGATCGCGATCGAGCCGCTGATCCGCCAGGGCCGCCACCGGCTGCGCGCGGGGATTGCGGCGCTGGCAGCAGCCCATGCTGTCCTGCCGTTCGATCCTGGCGCGATCGAGGCCGCGCTCTACGCGCAGCTTCCGACGCAGCTTATCTCGATGATCAGCCGCACGCTGGTGCTGGAGCTGAACGTGGCCCGGCTGCAAGGCGGGCTGCGAGGTGATACGGCCAACGAGCGCTTTCAAAGCTTTCTTGAGCGTCTTCAGCAGCACGACAGCGTGCTGCCGCTGCTGCGCGAGTACGCGGTGCTGGCGCGTCAGCTCATCCTCCGGATCAACACCTGGGTCGCCGTCAACCTGGAATTTTTGGAGCGGCTCTGCGCCGACTGGTCCGCGATTCGCGCTACCTTCTGCTCGGATCGCGATCCGGGCACGCTGACGCAGATCGACGGCGGCGCTGGCGATCGGCATCGCGGCGGTCGCGCCGTGCTGATCGCGACCTTCGCGTCGGGCTTTGAGCTTGTGTACAAGCCGCGCTCGATGGCGGTCGATGTGCATTTTCAGGAGTTGCTGACATGGCTCAACCGGCGCGGGACGCATCCGCCGTTTCGCACGCTGCGGGTGCTCGACCGCCAGCGCTATGGCTGGGTCGAGTATGTCGCCGCCGCTGGCTGCTCCACCGTCGAAGAGATCCGCCGCTTTTACGAGCGCCAGGGCGCGTATCTGGCGCTGCTGTATGGCCTGGAAGCGACTGATTTTCACTTCGAGAATCTGATCGCCGCCGGTGAGCATCCCGTGCTGATCGATCTCGAGTCGTTGTTTCATCCGCGCTCCGGCGGCCTGGATCTGCGACAGTCCGATGAGCTGGCGGGCGATACGATGGCCCGATCGGTGCTGCGCGTCGGGCTGCTGCCGTACCGGCTGTGGGGCAACGACGAGGCGGAAGGCGTCGATCTGAGCGGGCTTGGATCTGCCGCCGGTCAGCTCTCGCCCTTCGCGATGCCCTACTGGGAGGGCGTCGGCACCGATGAGATGCGCCTGGCGCGCAAGCGCATGGCGATGCAGGGCGGCCATAATCGGCCCTCGTTGAACGGGGCGCATGTGGACCTGCTGGAGTACACCGATGCGATCGTCGCGGGATTTACGGCGATGTATCGCCTGCTGCTTCAGGAGCGCGCCGCGCTGCTGGCCGACGACGGCTCGCTGGCTCGCTTTGCGCACGACGAAATACGAATCATCATGCGTCCGACGCGCACCTACGCCCTGCTGCTGCGTGAAAGCTTCCACCCCGATCTGCTGCGCAGCGCGCTCGATCGTGACCGCCACTTCGATCGGCTGTGGGTGGGAGCGGACCAGCGACCGTATCTCACGCGGCTGATCGCCGCCGAGCGCGACGATCTGCTGCGCGGTGATATTCCGATGTTTACATCGCGTCCCGACTCGCGCGATGTCTGGAGCAGCGCCGACGAGTGCATCGCCGAGTTCTTCGACGAGCCGGGCCTGGCGCTGGTGCGTCGCCGCCTTCGGCAGATGAGCGAGGACGATCTGAAGCAGCAGCTCTGGTTCGTTCGCGCCTCGCTGGCAACGCTGGCAATCAACCTCGATCAAGATCAGCGCCCGCACTACCACCTGGCCGAGTCGCACCAGCCGGTCGAGCGCGATCGGCTGGTGGCGGCGGCGCGGGCGGTCGGCGATCGGCTGGACGCGCTGGCGCTGCGCGGCGACGATGATGCGAGCTGGATCGGCCTGACGATTGAGCGCAACAACCTCTGGACGCTGGTGCCGCTGAGCGTGGATCTGTACGGCGGCCTGCCCGGCGTCGCGCTCTTCCTGGGCTATCTGGGCGCGACCGTCGCGGAGCCGCGCTACACGGCATTGGCTCAGGCCGCGCTGACCTCGCTGCGCCGTCAGATCGAGCGCGATCGGTCGTCGATCACGCTGATCGGCGGCTTCAACGGCTGGGGCGGCATCATCTACACTCTGACCCACCTGGGCGTGCTGTGGTCGCAGCCGGAGCTGCTGGCTGAGGCGGAGGCGCTGGTCGCCGAGGTGGCGCGGTTGCTCGACGGCGATACGCACTTCGACATCATATCGGGCGCGGCTGGTGCGATTCCGGCGCTGCTCGGCCTGCACCGCTGCACCGGCTCCGAGCGGGCGCTGGCCGTGGCGGTGCAGTGCGGCGATCATCTGCTAGCCGCCGCGCAGCCGATGGAGCGGGGCATCGGCTGGCCTGTGCCGCAGATGGCCGCGCAGCCGATGGCAGGCTTCTCGCATGGCGCGGCGGGCATCGCGCTCGCGCTGCACGAGCTGGCGCTGTCAAGCGGCGCGGAGCGCTTTCGTGCGGCGGCACTCGACGCGCTGGCCTATGAGCGCAGCCTGTTCGTGCCTGAGCGCGGCAACTGGCCCGATATGCGCGTCAAGAAAGCGCCCGATCAAACCGAGGAGCCGGGCGCGCGGTTTATGCTGGCCTGGTGCCACGGCGCTCCCGGCATCGGGCTGTCGCGCCTGCACCTGCTGCCCCATCTTGACGATGCCGCGCTGCGCGGTGAGATCGAGGCGGCGCTGCACGCCACTCGTCAGCATGGCTTCGGCCTGAATCACTCGCTCTGCCACGGCGATCTCGGCAATCTTGAGCTGCTGCTCCATGCTGGCGAGAAGCTGGTCGATCCGCACTGGCAGGCCGAGACGCGGCGGCTCGCGTCGATGATCGTCGAAAGCATCGATGCCAACGGCTGGCTCTCCGGTATCCCGCTGGGCGTCGAGTCGCCGGGCCTGATGACCGGGCTGGCCGGGATCGGCTACGGGCTGCTGCGCCTGGCAGCGCCGGAGCGGGTGCCTGCGGTGCTGGTGCTCGCGCCGCCGTGCCCCAACCGTTTGATCCCGATTATTTTGTAA